The Sporosarcina luteola genome contains a region encoding:
- a CDS encoding VOC family protein yields MTQVCVIGIHVPDLEKAIDFYTGVLGFEVNKEYGPKIVTLVHGDLPIVLEETEVAAFNKTSSGVELTLKTDDIHRSLAILKEHDVELIIAEPADCPPGKYISFRDPFGNVWEYLQFN; encoded by the coding sequence ATGACGCAAGTTTGTGTGATTGGCATTCATGTGCCGGATTTAGAAAAGGCGATTGATTTTTATACGGGGGTTTTGGGGTTTGAGGTGAACAAGGAGTATGGACCGAAGATTGTAACACTCGTTCACGGGGATTTGCCTATTGTGTTGGAGGAAACGGAAGTGGCGGCGTTTAATAAGACATCTTCAGGCGTTGAGCTGACACTGAAAACGGATGACATCCATCGATCCCTTGCGATACTAAAAGAACATGATGTCGAATTGATTATCGCAGAACCCGCAGATTGCCCGCCAGGAAAGTATATCAGTTTTCGTGATCCTTTCGGGAATGTGTGGGAGTATTTGCAGTTTAATTGA